Proteins encoded by one window of Deinococcus radiodurans R1 = ATCC 13939 = DSM 20539:
- the ccmE gene encoding cytochrome c maturation protein CcmE, translated as MTTAPSGLPGTPLPPARRRERPRWPLLVAGAAVLGLIGYMVLGNANSNLVYYVLPSEYQQDTAKFAGKTLRMGGLAKDVVYNRDTLALKFNMTDGQVAYPVQYQGAVPDMFRNDAVVVMEGQMQQGVFHGKSLLVKHSEEYKAADSKGEGQYSQDDLKKILNDQSTKP; from the coding sequence ATGACCACCGCGCCCAGCGGCCTGCCCGGAACGCCGCTGCCTCCCGCTCGCCGGCGCGAACGCCCCCGCTGGCCCCTCCTGGTCGCTGGGGCCGCCGTGCTGGGCCTGATCGGTTACATGGTGCTCGGCAACGCCAACAGCAACCTCGTGTACTACGTGCTGCCGAGCGAGTACCAGCAGGACACCGCCAAGTTCGCCGGCAAAACGCTGCGGATGGGTGGCCTCGCCAAGGACGTGGTCTACAACCGCGACACCCTGGCGCTGAAATTCAACATGACCGATGGGCAGGTGGCCTACCCGGTGCAGTACCAGGGCGCGGTGCCCGACATGTTCCGCAACGACGCCGTGGTGGTCATGGAAGGCCAGATGCAACAGGGCGTCTTTCACGGCAAGTCGCTGCTGGTCAAGCACTCGGAGGAGTACAAAGCCGCCGACAGCAAGGGCGAGGGACAGTACAGCCAGGACGACCTGAAGAAGATTCTCAACGACCAGAGCACGAAGCCCTGA
- the ccsA gene encoding cytochrome c biogenesis protein CcsA: MKDRLTAALGGLSLLLLLAGLYLAFASPPDVNQKELVRIYYLHVPAAWTSYMAYVGTMIYSLIYLVRRDTRFDRMAAASAELGVLMTALALFSGSLWAKPTWGTYWTWDPRLTTTAVGLLIYLGYFIIRGLIDDPHRRARVAAVLGIVGTLYIPVNYMSVYWWRSIHQTATVKILGKLELAADPRMLQAFFTMLAAFTVLYFFLVRLRGILAKREEALELARDEAELRGLSRQGGV; this comes from the coding sequence ATGAAGGACCGCCTGACTGCTGCACTTGGAGGACTCAGCCTGCTGCTGCTGCTGGCCGGGTTGTATCTGGCTTTTGCCTCACCGCCGGACGTGAACCAGAAAGAACTCGTCCGGATTTATTACCTGCACGTGCCCGCCGCCTGGACGAGCTACATGGCGTATGTCGGCACCATGATCTACAGCCTCATCTACCTGGTCCGGCGCGACACCCGCTTCGACCGCATGGCCGCCGCGAGCGCCGAACTCGGGGTGCTGATGACGGCGCTGGCGCTGTTTTCCGGCAGCTTGTGGGCCAAGCCGACCTGGGGCACCTACTGGACCTGGGACCCCCGGCTGACGACCACCGCCGTGGGCCTGCTGATCTACCTCGGGTACTTCATCATCCGTGGCCTGATCGACGACCCGCACCGCCGCGCCCGGGTGGCCGCCGTGCTGGGGATCGTGGGCACGCTTTACATTCCCGTCAACTACATGAGCGTCTACTGGTGGCGCAGCATTCACCAGACCGCCACCGTCAAGATTCTGGGCAAACTCGAACTCGCCGCCGACCCCCGAATGCTGCAGGCGTTTTTCACCATGCTGGCGGCGTTTACGGTGCTTTACTTCTTTCTGGTGCGGCTGCGCGGCATTCTGGCCAAGCGCGAGGAAGCCCTCGAACTCGCGCGCGACGAAGCCGAGTTGCGCGGCCTGAGCCGTCAGGGAGGCGTCTGA
- a CDS encoding PASTA domain-containing protein: MTGPDSSKPAGQGAAPEPSQTQPTPTPALPTQPIDGKYQVLRELSRAGNVTLYEVRAAEGVTRRVAWFEVQTPAERQSFHAYRTALRTAAPAGLTDVVARPGAYYAVWQDVPGTPLAEVAAQPTKRQEMIEAVEALGTRLADAGFALSDADIVLQGDQPQVAYLRPVPPRTPEQIATLNAGVLGDLRDGKVKRKRERRPGAWLTFVPGLVFLAGASWLGAQAAKVYLNPPVGEVSNVISQPAADAARALTKKGFRVEYAYGENGNQPIGVVIRQEPDGGTSLPTGRLVVLTVNKPAPLTVPKVEDMTLTQAQGPLGDSALKLGKVIRVDGTQTRTPEGRIIAQIPPAGASTQRSVPVQVLVSTGVRSEETFIPDLRGMTFEQARDWARAAGLVVTDWSREPSDKTENTVLSQEPAPWANVTVGSKVKLVIAGVRTAPPSVPTEPLPIPPPYVPPPPPEPITAPEQTPPTQGQPSTQPGTQPGTTPAPDTAAPPAVDTTPRQVNLNYTFPAELPAGIYSITVQDASGEREIMPGVPAGQVASRRAQAPIQVQGNAVFIIRRDGGEYARVPVQ, from the coding sequence ATGACCGGGCCGGATTCCTCCAAACCAGCGGGCCAGGGCGCGGCGCCCGAGCCTTCCCAGACGCAGCCCACGCCGACGCCGGCGCTGCCGACTCAGCCTATCGACGGCAAGTATCAGGTGCTGCGCGAGCTGTCGCGCGCGGGCAACGTGACACTCTACGAGGTCCGCGCCGCCGAGGGCGTGACCCGGCGGGTGGCCTGGTTCGAGGTGCAGACCCCCGCCGAGCGCCAGAGCTTTCACGCTTACCGCACGGCGCTGCGGACGGCGGCCCCCGCCGGGCTGACCGACGTGGTGGCCCGCCCCGGCGCGTACTACGCGGTGTGGCAGGACGTGCCGGGCACCCCGCTCGCCGAGGTCGCCGCGCAGCCCACCAAACGCCAGGAAATGATCGAGGCGGTCGAGGCACTCGGCACCCGGCTGGCCGACGCGGGCTTTGCCCTGAGCGACGCCGACATCGTGCTTCAGGGCGACCAGCCACAGGTGGCGTACCTGCGCCCGGTGCCCCCCCGCACGCCCGAGCAGATAGCCACGCTCAACGCGGGCGTGCTCGGTGACCTGCGTGACGGCAAGGTCAAACGCAAGCGCGAGCGGCGGCCCGGCGCCTGGCTGACCTTCGTGCCGGGGCTGGTGTTCCTGGCTGGGGCGAGCTGGCTGGGCGCGCAGGCCGCCAAGGTTTACCTCAACCCGCCGGTGGGCGAGGTGTCCAACGTGATCTCGCAGCCCGCCGCCGACGCCGCCCGCGCCCTGACGAAAAAGGGCTTCCGGGTCGAGTACGCCTACGGTGAGAACGGCAACCAGCCCATCGGCGTGGTCATTCGCCAGGAACCCGACGGGGGCACTTCGCTGCCCACGGGCCGCTTAGTCGTCCTGACCGTCAACAAACCGGCGCCGCTGACCGTGCCCAAGGTCGAGGACATGACGCTGACCCAGGCGCAGGGGCCGCTGGGCGACAGCGCCCTGAAACTCGGCAAGGTGATTCGGGTGGACGGCACCCAGACGCGCACGCCCGAAGGCCGCATCATCGCCCAGATTCCGCCCGCCGGCGCCTCCACCCAGCGCAGCGTGCCGGTGCAGGTGCTCGTGAGTACCGGCGTCCGCAGCGAGGAAACGTTCATTCCCGACCTGCGCGGCATGACGTTCGAGCAGGCGCGCGACTGGGCACGGGCCGCCGGGCTGGTCGTCACCGACTGGAGCCGTGAACCCAGTGACAAGACCGAAAACACCGTGCTCTCGCAGGAGCCCGCCCCCTGGGCCAACGTGACGGTCGGCAGCAAGGTCAAATTGGTGATTGCTGGGGTCCGCACCGCGCCGCCCAGCGTGCCCACCGAGCCGCTCCCGATTCCCCCACCCTACGTGCCCCCACCGCCACCCGAGCCGATCACCGCGCCCGAGCAGACGCCCCCCACCCAGGGCCAGCCGTCCACACAACCGGGGACGCAGCCCGGCACGACCCCAGCGCCCGATACGGCGGCTCCGCCTGCTGTGGACACCACCCCCCGGCAGGTCAACCTGAACTACACCTTCCCCGCCGAACTGCCCGCCGGCATCTACTCCATCACGGTGCAAGACGCCAGCGGCGAGCGCGAAATTATGCCGGGGGTGCCTGCCGGTCAGGTGGCAAGCCGCCGCGCTCAGGCGCCGATTCAGGTGCAGGGCAACGCCGTGTTCATCATCCGGCGCGACGGGGGCGAGTACGCGCGGGTGCCGGTACAGTGA
- a CDS encoding TlpA family protein disulfide reductase, whose protein sequence is MTSPTPPTSPSLSPQPRRASWTRWIVPAVMVGLVGLLAYGLFTPDPEGGPALLGKPAPAFALEDLGGRTHALTAAQGKPVVINFWASWCVPCRQEAPLFSKLSQETAGKAEFFGVIYNDQPADARRFMDQYGLIYPALLDPGSRTALSYGVGKLPITFIVDGQGKVVHIKDGPIEEPELRAALKQAGL, encoded by the coding sequence GTGACTTCGCCCACTCCGCCTACTTCCCCGTCGCTTTCTCCCCAACCGCGCCGCGCTTCCTGGACCCGCTGGATTGTCCCCGCCGTGATGGTCGGGCTGGTCGGCCTGCTCGCCTACGGCCTGTTCACCCCCGATCCCGAGGGCGGCCCCGCGCTGCTCGGCAAGCCCGCGCCGGCCTTCGCGCTCGAAGACCTCGGCGGGCGCACGCACGCGCTCACGGCGGCCCAGGGCAAGCCGGTGGTGATCAATTTCTGGGCGTCGTGGTGCGTGCCGTGCCGTCAGGAAGCGCCGCTGTTTTCCAAACTGTCGCAGGAGACGGCGGGCAAGGCCGAGTTTTTCGGCGTCATCTACAACGACCAGCCGGCGGACGCCCGCAGGTTCATGGACCAGTACGGCCTGATTTACCCCGCGCTGCTCGACCCCGGCTCGCGCACGGCCCTCAGCTACGGCGTGGGGAAGCTGCCCATCACCTTCATCGTGGATGGTCAGGGCAAAGTCGTGCACATCAAGGACGGCCCCATCGAGGAACCCGAGTTGCGCGCGGCGCTGAAGCAGGCGGGGTTATGA
- a CDS encoding c-type cytochrome, translating to MMYVLLALGLLTFALLLRPILAPARVTPADTRRTELEEERELLLSNLGELQSQGADAGTLTREKVRLTQVLHELDTLPPAPKPGQARPALPAAAVTLLGVALLLGVGTVTFLPKWRNLGLSPAEQTQLANASRLPVLASQAKRSGQTADYLAWGDAAWDARQYRQSAEAYTQVLLKERDNPRAMRRVGYFLLTDPKMAENGLSFIARAAQLDPQSPEGQLLYGYGLGAFGQYQDALTVLTNYQKLAPDSHEADDLIVEYQAKVGGTVDGALVFAQNCASCHGQKGAGGAGPKLIGSPALRNETALRQIVLHGAAGMPAFPQLGGKQLDALVKTLQGQDWR from the coding sequence ATGATGTATGTCTTGCTGGCGCTGGGCTTATTAACCTTTGCGCTCCTGCTGCGGCCCATCCTGGCCCCGGCCCGCGTGACGCCCGCCGATACCCGCCGCACCGAGCTGGAGGAGGAGCGCGAACTGCTGCTCAGCAACCTGGGCGAGTTGCAATCGCAGGGCGCCGACGCCGGAACCCTGACCCGCGAGAAGGTGCGGCTGACGCAGGTGCTACACGAACTCGACACCCTGCCGCCCGCGCCGAAGCCCGGACAGGCCCGGCCCGCGCTGCCTGCCGCCGCCGTCACCCTGCTCGGCGTGGCGCTGCTGCTGGGCGTGGGGACCGTTACCTTCTTGCCGAAATGGCGCAACCTGGGCCTCTCCCCCGCCGAGCAGACGCAGCTTGCCAACGCCTCGCGGCTGCCGGTGCTCGCCAGCCAGGCCAAGCGCTCGGGGCAGACGGCGGATTACCTCGCCTGGGGCGACGCGGCGTGGGACGCCCGGCAGTACCGGCAGTCGGCGGAGGCGTACACGCAGGTGCTGCTCAAAGAGCGCGACAACCCCAGGGCGATGCGCCGGGTGGGGTATTTCCTGCTGACCGACCCCAAGATGGCGGAAAACGGCCTGAGCTTTATTGCCCGCGCTGCGCAGCTCGACCCGCAGTCGCCCGAGGGCCAGCTTCTCTACGGCTACGGCCTGGGGGCGTTCGGGCAGTATCAGGACGCGCTCACGGTGCTGACCAACTACCAGAAGCTCGCCCCCGACTCGCACGAGGCCGACGATCTGATCGTGGAGTATCAGGCGAAGGTGGGCGGCACGGTGGACGGCGCGCTGGTCTTCGCCCAGAACTGCGCGAGCTGCCACGGGCAGAAGGGCGCAGGCGGCGCCGGGCCCAAGCTGATCGGCTCGCCCGCCCTGCGCAACGAAACGGCGCTGCGCCAGATCGTGCTGCACGGCGCCGCTGGGATGCCCGCCTTCCCGCAGCTTGGGGGCAAACAGCTCGACGCGCTGGTCAAGACCTTGCAGGGCCAGGACTGGCGGTGA
- a CDS encoding cytochrome c-type biogenesis protein, with amino-acid sequence MKGAQAVLTALLLASPVLAQGTTTPAQQNATQGAASQAAPKDTDQRGRADSVRTGVAEVDRTAPLPLSVEQERQAERIGTKLHCPVCSGESIAQSQTDISRQMMNEVRDGIRQGQSESQILGRFVASYGERILMEPPKKGINWLLWGFPVGALVLGTGLWQGYLRRASREPVETLSAEDERRIAALLREREEQA; translated from the coding sequence ATGAAGGGCGCCCAAGCCGTCCTGACCGCGTTGCTGCTCGCCTCGCCAGTCCTGGCCCAGGGCACCACCACGCCCGCGCAGCAGAACGCCACGCAGGGGGCCGCCTCGCAGGCCGCGCCCAAGGACACCGACCAGCGGGGCCGTGCCGACTCGGTGCGGACTGGGGTGGCCGAAGTGGACCGCACCGCGCCCCTGCCTCTCAGCGTGGAGCAGGAACGGCAGGCCGAACGCATCGGGACCAAGCTGCACTGCCCCGTCTGCTCGGGCGAGAGCATCGCGCAGTCGCAGACCGACATCTCGCGCCAGATGATGAACGAGGTGCGTGACGGCATTCGCCAGGGCCAGAGCGAGTCGCAGATTCTGGGGCGCTTCGTGGCGAGCTATGGCGAACGGATTCTGATGGAACCGCCGAAAAAAGGCATCAACTGGTTGCTGTGGGGCTTCCCGGTAGGGGCACTCGTGCTGGGCACCGGGCTGTGGCAGGGCTACCTGCGCCGCGCCAGCCGCGAGCCCGTCGAAACGCTGAGCGCCGAGGACGAGCGCCGGATTGCCGCGCTCCTGCGTGAACGCGAGGAACAAGCATGA
- the lon gene encoding endopeptidase La: MPDSTALPTTIPVCPVRGSVIYPTMVQHIDASRAISINAIEAAMSGEKVILIVSQRDKDVDDPKGEDLYDVGTACNVLRVRKNPDGTLQMLVSAVARVQVSAYQLGDYLTADIEPLDAGKSGGVELQALSRELKDKFETVASGGRINAESVQTINSKDDIGEMADHIAFNLDFKLEDKQAILEAANVTERLKKLLTLLDTEQEVQAVQAKIRAQVKEEIDKNQREYYLREQMKVIQKELQGGDEEEGDEAEAFRAKIDALGLNPEVKKEIDREVNRLARMHPDAAEASVIRTYLTWVTELPWNERSDDRLDVEEAAQVLDEDHYGLEKVKDRVLEFLAVRRLRKERAERGEISAEEVNKGPILVFTGPPGVGKTSIAQSIAKSLGRKYVRIALGGARDESDIRGHRRTYIGAMPGRIIQGIRTAGTKNPVILLDEVDKLGSSYQGDPSSALLEVLDPSQNQHFTDHYLGVPFDLSEVMFIATANYPEQIPAALMDRMEVIEFNSYIEQEKLEIAKRYLLPRQLLQNGLKPNQISFSDAALEKLISHYTREAGVRNLEREIGTVARKVARNIATGKTKRAKVTDKELEKYLGQPRHTPETENMEDMVGVSTGMFYTPVGGDILFVETSIMTGKGGGLLLTGQLGDVMKESARAALTYAKSNAERFHIDREKLDNSEIHVHVPAGAIPKEGPSAGGAMATSLISALTGIPARHDVAMTGEMTLTGRYLPIGGLKEKVLGARRAGIKHIILPKANERDINDIPLHLRSSMRFHPCETVDQVLDVALVGGLKALETPRTDSQVTPPADSGSKGRKTGRRSPEARA, encoded by the coding sequence ATGCCCGACAGCACTGCCCTTCCGACCACCATCCCCGTCTGCCCGGTTCGCGGCAGCGTCATTTATCCGACCATGGTGCAGCACATCGATGCCAGCCGCGCCATTTCCATCAACGCCATCGAAGCCGCCATGAGCGGTGAAAAGGTCATCCTCATCGTGTCGCAGCGCGACAAGGACGTGGACGACCCCAAGGGCGAGGACCTCTACGACGTGGGCACCGCCTGCAACGTGCTGCGCGTGCGCAAGAACCCCGACGGCACCTTGCAGATGCTGGTGAGCGCCGTGGCCCGCGTGCAGGTCAGCGCCTATCAGCTCGGTGACTACCTCACCGCCGACATTGAGCCGCTGGACGCGGGCAAGTCGGGCGGCGTGGAGCTGCAAGCCCTCTCGCGCGAACTCAAGGACAAGTTCGAGACGGTCGCCAGCGGTGGACGCATCAACGCCGAGAGCGTGCAGACCATCAACTCCAAGGACGACATCGGGGAGATGGCCGACCACATCGCCTTCAACCTCGATTTCAAGCTCGAGGACAAGCAGGCGATTTTGGAAGCCGCCAACGTCACCGAGCGCCTGAAAAAGCTGCTGACCCTCCTCGACACCGAGCAGGAAGTCCAGGCGGTGCAGGCCAAGATTCGCGCCCAGGTCAAGGAAGAAATCGACAAGAACCAGCGCGAGTACTACCTACGCGAGCAGATGAAGGTCATCCAGAAGGAGCTGCAAGGCGGCGACGAGGAAGAAGGCGACGAGGCCGAAGCCTTCCGCGCCAAGATCGACGCGCTCGGCCTGAACCCCGAGGTCAAGAAGGAAATCGACCGTGAGGTGAACCGCCTCGCCCGGATGCACCCCGACGCGGCCGAAGCCTCGGTTATCCGCACTTACCTGACCTGGGTCACCGAGCTGCCCTGGAACGAGCGCTCCGACGACCGCCTCGACGTGGAAGAAGCCGCGCAGGTGCTCGACGAGGACCACTACGGCCTCGAAAAGGTCAAGGACCGCGTGCTGGAGTTCCTCGCCGTGCGCCGCCTGCGTAAAGAGCGCGCCGAGCGCGGGGAAATCAGCGCCGAAGAAGTCAACAAAGGCCCGATTCTGGTCTTCACCGGCCCTCCCGGCGTGGGCAAGACCTCCATCGCCCAGAGCATCGCTAAGTCGCTGGGCCGCAAGTACGTGCGTATTGCCCTCGGCGGCGCCCGCGACGAGTCGGACATCCGGGGCCACCGCCGCACCTACATCGGCGCCATGCCGGGCCGCATCATCCAGGGCATCCGCACGGCGGGCACCAAGAACCCGGTGATTCTGCTCGACGAGGTGGACAAGCTCGGCAGCTCGTACCAAGGCGACCCCAGCTCGGCGCTGCTCGAAGTGCTCGACCCCTCGCAGAACCAGCACTTCACCGACCACTACCTCGGCGTGCCGTTCGACCTCTCGGAAGTCATGTTCATCGCCACGGCGAACTACCCCGAGCAGATTCCGGCGGCCCTGATGGACCGCATGGAAGTCATCGAGTTCAACTCCTACATTGAGCAGGAAAAACTCGAAATCGCCAAGCGTTACCTGCTGCCGCGTCAGCTGCTGCAAAACGGCCTCAAGCCCAACCAGATCAGCTTCTCCGACGCCGCCCTCGAAAAACTGATCTCGCACTACACCCGTGAAGCGGGCGTGCGTAACCTCGAGCGCGAAATCGGCACGGTGGCGCGCAAGGTGGCCCGCAACATCGCCACCGGCAAGACCAAGCGGGCGAAAGTGACCGACAAGGAGCTGGAAAAGTATCTCGGCCAGCCGCGCCACACGCCCGAAACCGAGAACATGGAAGACATGGTGGGCGTGAGCACCGGCATGTTCTACACGCCCGTCGGCGGCGACATCCTCTTTGTGGAAACGAGCATCATGACCGGCAAGGGCGGCGGCCTGCTGCTCACCGGGCAGCTCGGCGACGTGATGAAGGAGTCGGCTCGCGCCGCCCTGACCTACGCCAAGAGCAACGCCGAACGCTTCCACATCGACCGCGAGAAGCTCGACAACAGCGAAATCCACGTCCACGTTCCGGCGGGCGCCATTCCCAAGGAAGGCCCCAGCGCAGGCGGCGCGATGGCGACCTCGCTCATCTCGGCGCTGACCGGCATTCCGGCGCGGCACGACGTGGCGATGACCGGCGAAATGACGCTGACCGGGCGTTACCTCCCCATCGGCGGCCTCAAGGAGAAGGTGCTCGGAGCCCGACGCGCGGGCATCAAGCACATCATCCTGCCCAAGGCCAACGAGCGCGACATCAACGACATCCCGCTGCACCTGCGCTCGAGCATGCGCTTCCACCCCTGCGAAACGGTGGATCAGGTGCTCGACGTGGCGCTCGTCGGTGGCCTCAAGGCCCTCGAAACGCCCCGCACTGACAGTCAGGTGACGCCCCCGGCAGACAGCGGCAGCAAGGGCCGCAAGACGGGCCGCCGCAGCCCGGAAGCGCGGGCCTAA
- a CDS encoding heme lyase CcmF/NrfE family subunit gives MLDFLGYNFSPLGAAGSLSLLLALGFALVALVSGVLGGVRRDERLTGMARYALWGNFGFMTVATLLLQYAILTDDFSVRYVAQHSMTVSPLWVKWVTLWAALEGSILLWAWILSLYAFLVSLTARRDVLRPWVLATMALSVVFFVGLNLTVASPFTPVVDVPLQGRGPNPLLQNHWMMAVHPVLMYLGFVGLSVPFAYAVAAMITGRLGESWLVQTRRWTLVAWGFLSAAIVAGGWWSYEILGWGGYWAWDPVENASFIPWLLATAFLHSVQIQERRRMLKTWNIYLIVFAYAATVLGTFLTRSGVVESVHAFSNGPIGPVFLGFFVLLVALGVGLATWRLPQIRDPHSLDSPLSREGSMLGGNVVFVVFGLLVVLGTLFPVLVEEVRGIRTSVGEPFYNYFAIPLGLLLLLVMGVGPVLPWRKAGNGDLRSLWALTRWPVAAAVVGTVLAFALGVRNVGLALTLGLCAYNVVGLGQLVAGSARARGGLGALPGLVREYPRRYGAYVAHLGIVLIAIGIGFSGTYKARQEVTLRPNVPQTVLGKTLTLTNLGTEQRPERQSIVATVQAGSETLMPKLNTYVNMPQQVAMPAVKYHLMGDTYVTLLSGDVNQQWATVAVIDSPLVGWIWWGGLVLLLGTALSVTAPVRETVAVRAPARGLEGVTA, from the coding sequence ATGCTTGATTTCCTCGGATACAACTTTTCGCCGCTCGGCGCTGCCGGGTCGCTCTCGCTGCTGCTCGCGCTGGGGTTTGCGCTCGTCGCGCTGGTGTCCGGCGTGCTGGGGGGCGTGCGGCGCGACGAGCGGCTGACCGGCATGGCCCGGTATGCGCTGTGGGGCAACTTCGGCTTCATGACCGTCGCCACCCTTCTGCTGCAATACGCCATCCTGACCGACGACTTCTCGGTGCGCTACGTGGCGCAGCACTCCATGACCGTCTCGCCGCTGTGGGTCAAATGGGTCACGCTGTGGGCGGCGCTGGAAGGCTCGATTTTGCTGTGGGCGTGGATTCTGTCGCTCTACGCCTTCCTGGTCAGCCTGACCGCCCGGCGCGACGTGCTGCGGCCCTGGGTGCTGGCGACGATGGCGCTCTCGGTGGTGTTTTTCGTGGGGCTGAACTTGACGGTCGCCAGTCCCTTTACCCCGGTGGTGGACGTGCCGCTGCAAGGACGGGGGCCCAACCCGCTGCTGCAAAACCACTGGATGATGGCCGTGCACCCGGTGCTGATGTACCTGGGCTTCGTCGGCCTGAGCGTGCCTTTCGCCTACGCGGTGGCCGCCATGATCACCGGGCGGCTCGGCGAGTCGTGGCTGGTGCAGACCCGGCGCTGGACGCTGGTGGCGTGGGGCTTTCTCTCGGCGGCGATTGTGGCGGGCGGCTGGTGGAGCTACGAGATTCTGGGCTGGGGCGGCTACTGGGCCTGGGACCCGGTGGAAAACGCCAGCTTCATTCCCTGGCTGCTGGCGACCGCCTTCCTGCACAGCGTGCAGATTCAGGAGCGGCGGCGGATGCTCAAGACCTGGAACATTTACCTCATCGTCTTCGCCTACGCCGCCACCGTGCTCGGCACCTTCCTGACGCGCTCGGGCGTGGTGGAAAGCGTGCACGCCTTTTCCAACGGCCCCATCGGCCCGGTGTTCCTGGGCTTTTTCGTGCTGCTGGTGGCCCTTGGCGTGGGGCTGGCGACGTGGCGGCTGCCGCAGATCCGCGACCCGCACAGCCTCGACAGCCCGCTGTCGCGTGAGGGGTCTATGCTCGGCGGCAACGTGGTCTTCGTGGTGTTCGGACTGCTGGTCGTGCTCGGCACGCTGTTTCCGGTGCTGGTGGAGGAGGTGCGCGGCATCCGCACCAGCGTGGGCGAGCCGTTCTACAACTACTTCGCCATTCCGCTGGGCCTGCTGCTGCTGCTGGTGATGGGCGTCGGCCCGGTGCTGCCCTGGCGCAAGGCCGGCAACGGCGACCTGCGGAGCCTGTGGGCGCTCACCCGCTGGCCGGTGGCCGCCGCCGTGGTCGGCACGGTGCTCGCCTTCGCGCTGGGCGTCCGCAACGTGGGGCTGGCACTCACGCTGGGGCTGTGCGCGTACAACGTGGTCGGGCTGGGGCAGCTCGTCGCCGGCAGCGCCCGCGCCCGTGGCGGTCTGGGCGCCCTGCCGGGACTGGTGCGCGAGTATCCCCGGCGCTACGGGGCGTATGTCGCTCACCTCGGCATCGTGCTCATCGCCATCGGCATCGGCTTTTCGGGCACCTACAAGGCGCGGCAGGAAGTCACCCTGCGCCCTAACGTGCCGCAAACCGTGCTCGGCAAGACCCTGACGCTGACGAACCTGGGCACCGAGCAGCGCCCCGAACGCCAGTCCATTGTGGCGACGGTGCAGGCGGGGAGTGAAACGCTGATGCCCAAGCTCAACACCTACGTCAACATGCCGCAACAGGTCGCCATGCCCGCCGTCAAATATCACCTGATGGGCGACACCTACGTGACGCTGCTCAGCGGCGACGTGAACCAGCAGTGGGCGACGGTGGCCGTCATCGACTCGCCGCTGGTCGGCTGGATCTGGTGGGGCGGCCTGGTGCTGCTGCTCGGCACGGCGCTGAGCGTGACGGCCCCAGTGCGCGAGACGGTGGCGGTCCGTGCCCCGGCACGGGGGCTGGAAGGGGTGACAGCGTGA
- a CDS encoding Rieske 2Fe-2S domain-containing protein, whose protein sequence is MAVDESKRTLLSYWWVLPVVGTAGAFGYMANYARRVTYDKSAPGPPNYQPGPRQAIARLGDFKGPYSFREFLYRKTPCLVMELPAPTPTSVTVGGRHFAAYSRLCTHLGCQVNPVEDTEVLALTYSYRADHPMLGCPCHFSVFDPQQQGQSVFGKALFPLARVQLRAEGDTLYAHGLEPDPRVGKDS, encoded by the coding sequence GTGGCGGTAGACGAGTCCAAGCGCACCCTGCTGAGCTACTGGTGGGTGCTGCCGGTGGTGGGCACGGCGGGGGCGTTCGGCTACATGGCGAACTATGCCCGGCGCGTTACCTACGACAAGAGCGCGCCTGGCCCGCCCAACTACCAGCCCGGCCCCCGGCAGGCCATCGCCCGTCTGGGCGACTTCAAAGGCCCCTACTCCTTCCGTGAGTTCCTATACCGCAAAACGCCCTGCCTGGTCATGGAACTGCCTGCGCCCACGCCGACCAGCGTGACGGTGGGGGGGCGGCATTTTGCGGCCTACTCGCGGCTGTGCACCCACCTGGGATGTCAGGTCAATCCGGTGGAGGACACCGAGGTGCTGGCCCTCACCTACAGCTACCGCGCTGACCACCCCATGCTGGGCTGCCCCTGCCATTTCAGCGTGTTCGACCCGCAGCAACAGGGGCAAAGCGTGTTCGGCAAGGCGCTCTTTCCCCTCGCCCGCGTGCAACTGCGTGCCGAGGGCGACACGCTCTACGCGCATGGTCTGGAACCCGACCCCCGAGTAGGGAAAGACAGCTAA